CTGGAAGGTCACGCCGTTCTCGTCGATCTTGCGCAGTTTGGCGAGCGACATGACCTGGAACCCGCCTGAATCCGTGAGGATTGGATAGGGCCAGTTCATGAACTTGTGGAGGCCGCCGAGCTCCGCGACGCGCTCCGCGCCGGGCCGGAGCATCAGATGGTAGGTGTTGCCGAGCACCACATCGGCACCCAGTGCCTTGACCTGCTCGGGATACATCGCCTTGACGGTCGCAGCCGTGCCTACGGGCATGAAGGCGGGCGTGCGGATGACGCCACGCGGCATGCGGATCTCACCCGTGCGGGCGGTTCCATCAGCCCCGGTCACGGAGAAGGTGAAGCTGTCGCTCATCGGGAGGTCTCCGGATCGGGAATGTACTGTCGAAACAACAGGCTCCCATCGCCATAGGAGTAGAAACGATAGCCATCGGCGATCGCATGGGCATAAGCCTGCTGCATGCGCTCAAGCCCCGCGAATGCCGAGACGAGCATGAACAGCGTGGAGCGTGGCAGATGGAAATTCGTCATCAGCACATCGACCGCCCGGAAACGGTAGCCCGGCGTGATGAAAATGTCGGTATCGCCGGCCCAGGGCAGCACCTCTCCGTCCGGAGTGGTCGCGCTTTCCAGCAAGCGTAGAGAGGTCGTGCCCACAGCGACGATACGGCCGCCGCGTTGACGTGTCTCATTCAAGGCAGCCGCCGTCTCGGCCCTCACCGAACCCCATTCGGCATGCATACGATGTTCGGCCGTATCATCGGCCTTCACCGGCAGGAACGTGCCCGCCCCCACGTGCAACGTCACGAATTGCCGGTCGATGCCGCGTGCCGCCAGCCGCGCGAAGAGCTCATCGGTGAAATGCAATCCCGCCGTCGGCGCAGCGACCGCGCCTTCCTCGGCCGCATAGACTGTCTGATAATCCACGCGATCCTCGGCATCGTCGGGACGCTTCGAGGCGATATAGGGCGGCAGCGGAATATGGCCGAGGCTGGCGATGTTCTCGTCGAGAATAGGCCCGCCCAGAGCGAACTTCAGCACGACCTCGCCGCCCTCGCTCTTCTCGCTCACGGTGGCGTCGAGCCCGGCCAGGAGGCAAGCACCCTCCGTTTCCTCGCCAAAGCGGACGACATCCCCGATGGCCAGGCGTTTAGCCGGACGCACGAAGGCGCGCCAGCGATCACTCGCTTCGCGCTTGTGCAGCATCGCCTCGATACGGGCCGACGCGTCTCCCCTTCGCCGTATACCCACGAGTCGGGCTGGAATGACGCGCGTATTGTTGAGGACGAGCGTATCGCCCGGCGCGAGCAGATCCGGCAGATCCCGGACGACGCGATCCGCGAGGGCGGCACCCGGGCCACCGACGACGAGAAGCCGCGCGGCGTCGCGCGGCCTCACGGGCCGGGTGGCAATGCGGTCCTCCGGCAATTCAAAATCGAACAGATCGACGCGCATCGCCGGGTTCCGAAGACTCGTTCAGGCGCCGACGCGTGCTGTGACGATGCTGTCGGGATCGCGCACAGGCTCTCCCCGCTTCAGCTTGTCGACGTTCTCCATACCCTCGATGACGCGGCCCCAGACCGTGTATTGCTTATCGAGGAAGCGGGCATCCGAGAAGCAGATGAAGAACTGCGAATTGGCCGAGTTCGGGTTCTGCGTGCGGGCCATCGAGCAGATGCCGCGCACATGCGGCTCGGCGTTGAACTCCTGCTTCAGGTCGGGCAGGTCCGAACCGCCGGTCCCGGTCCCGTGCGGGCAGCCGACCTGCGCCATGAAGCCGTCGATCACACGGTGGAAGACGATGCCGTCGTAGAAGCCGGACGAGGCCAGCTCCTTGATGCGGGCCACATGATTGGGCGCGAGCTCCGGCAGGAACTCGATGACGACCTTGCCCTTGGTCGTATCGAGGATAAGCGTGTTCTCAGGAGACGGTGCCATGGAGCGTTCCTTCTTGGGTCGGGATTTCTACCGATGCGGCTGCACGATTGCGACCAGCGGTCGCCGGTTCACAGCAGCCACGCTGATCAAAGTGGACGATATAGGCACGATTGCCGCCGAGGGACAGGGCCGAATGTGATCATCCCCATCTCGCGCTGGGCGGCGATATGGCGCTGAGGCGCGCCTCACGCCTACTTCGCGCCTGTGGCCATCTGCATCTTGACGATCTTGTCAGGGTTGGTGACCGCGCCGTTGTCGGCCTTTGATCCCTTCTTGATCTTGTCGACGACATCCATGCCGGACACCACCTCGCCAACGACCGTGTACTGCCCATTGAGGAAGTCGGCATCGGCAAAAGTGATGAAGAACTGAGAATTAGCGGAGTTCGGGTTCTGCGACCGCGCCATGCCGACCGTGCCACGCTTGAAAGGCGTCTTCGTGAATTCCGCCGGTATGTTCGGGAGATCGGAGCCGCCCATGCCGGTGCCGGTCGGATCACCCGTCTGCGCCATGAAGCCGTCGATGACGCGGTGGAACACGATGCCGTCATAGAAGCCGCGCTTCGTCAACGCCTCGATCTGCGCGACATGCTTGGGCGCAAGGTCCGGACGGAGCTGGATGACGACGCGTCCATCCTTGGTGTCAAGGAAGACCTGATGCGGCTTGGCCGTCTGGGCCGTTGCCGGCAGCACGGAGAGGGCCAGCGCGCAGGCCGCGGCGCCGGCGATAGCGCGCAGCCGGGCGCGGTAAGAGAAAGACGCAACCGCATTCGTCGAACGCTTCATGAGATAATCTCCAAGAGAACGGTGAGAACGCCGACCTCTAACCGCCGGCGAATTTGGCCTTGAGCCGCTCCACGACGGGAGCCGGCACGAAGGACGAGACGTCACCCTTCATGGCAGCGATCTGACGCACCAAGGTGGCGGTGATAGGGCGGACGTCCGGGGACGCCGGCAGGAAAACCGTGCCGACGTCGGGCGCCATGGCATCGTTCATGCCCGCCATCTGCATTTCATAATTCAGGTCCGTACCGTCGCGGAGGCCGCGCACCATGATCGAGGCGCCCACGCGGCGTGCGGCGGCGACAGCAAGATCATCGAAGGTGACGATCTCGATCGCGCAGCTCGCAGCCTTACCCACCGGGCCGCACACGTCCTTCAGCATCTCGGCGCGCTCGTCAGCCGAGAACAGCGGCGTCTTGCCGGGGTGGATGCCGATGGCGATCACCAGCCGGTCCACGAAACGGCAGGCTTGACGCACGACGTCGAGATGACCGTTGGTCACCGGATCGAACGACCCGGTATAGAGAGCGGCGGAGCGCGGCATGGTCCTCGTCGTCATTCAGGCTGACCTTGGGCCAAAAGGCTTACAAGGGCAGCCGGAGGACTGCAAGCGCGGAGGCTTCCTCAGGATTTCAGACGCGGTATCGCGCGTGCCGCCATCTCGCTATGATGGCCTCGTCGACCAGATCGCGTGAGATTACCGGATGTCCCGATTGTCTGAAGAATCCGCGACGGACATGCCATCAACCGCGAGACCCTGCCAGCGTTTGGGCTGGCTGCGCCAAGCCAGGGAAATGCTGTGATGGAGGCCAACAACCAAACAGGAAATGGCGTGAAAAGAAACAACAGCGATAAGGAAGCCCCGAGGGTGCTCCCGGCTATCGACTTCGCGTTCCTTAAGGACATGCTCCTCCCCTATCGCATTACGGATGGCGATACGTTCAGAATGAAGGATCATGATCCGGGCGATACTGGCGGCCTTGATCTGGAGAAGGATCACGCCCGCGATCTTCTCGACAAAGGCGTCGCGGCGCTGAGCGCGATCCAGGAGCGTCTCTTCGCCGACAACCACTGGTCAGTCCTGCTCGTTTTCCAGGCGATGGACGCAGCCGGCAAGGACGGCACCATCAAACATGTGATGTCGGGCATCAACCCGCAGGGATGCCAGGTGCATGCTTTCAAGGCTCCCTCGTCCGAGGAACTGGACCACGATTTCCTATGGCGTACGCATCAGCGGCTGCCGGAGCGCGGCCGCATCGGCATTTTCAACCGCTCGTATTACGAGGAGGTGCTCGTCGTCAGGGTCCACCAGGAAATGCTCGACAAGCAAAACCTGCCCCCGCAACTCGTCACCAAATCGATCTGGGACGACCGGCTGAAGGATATCCGTCACCACGAGCGCTATCTTGCTCGCAATGGCATGCTCATCCTGAAATTCTTTCTCAATGTCTCCGAGAAGGAGCAGAAAAAGCGCCTCCTTCAACGCATCGACGATCCCTCCAAGAACTGGAAGTTTGAGAGCAAGGATGTCGACGAGCGGACCTACTGGAAGGCCTATATGCACGCCTATGAGGAAGCAATCCGGGCGACCGCCACCAACTTCGCGCCCTGGTATGTCATCCCCGCTGACAACAAGTGGTTCACCCGGCTCGCCGTGATGGCCGCCGTGGTCACCGAACTCTCCAAGCTCGGCATCGACTTCCCGAAAATTGACGAGGCCGACCGCCACAAGCTGCTCGGTTTCCGCGAGCGGCTTGAAGCCGATTGAATCGCGGACGGTCACCGACCGTAGCCGTGGAAGCCAGCACCCGATATCGCGGCGCCGACTGGGTGCTCCCGCCTATCGGCGTCGGGGCTTGGGCGCGGCAAGCCTATAGGCGGCCTGCAGCGCCGAAATCAAGGTTGCCTCATCCACTGTGCGCAGGTCGCACCGCGTGATCCCCATTCGCCCCCAACCGCCCGGCACGGGGGTGAACACGCCGGGCTCCTGTTCGCAGTAGAAATCACGAAGATCCGGATCGAACATCAGGTTGAGATCGTTCGCGCTGGCGCTCAATGTCGCGAAGGTCTTGCGCGGGGTGCGAAAGGCCGCCCGATCCATATGCGGCGCCTCACGGGAAAGCGGGAAGCTCAGCGCCAGTTCCCGCACGCGTTCGGCCTCAACGGGCATCGCCTAACCTCCTGCCGTTGCGTGGTGATCCGGCCGCCAGAAATGCATCGGCCTCGCTCACGCCCGAAGGCGCTAGAGCGCTTTTCGCTCAATCAGAGACGGCAGATCCCCTCTCTCTTCCCGACTTCTGCCAATGCTCCTGATCGAGAGGCTGGGCTTCATCGAGCGGGATAGCCGGGACAAGCCGGTCATGCCTATCGACTGTCAGCGCTTCCGCGCGATCGGCAACTGCCCAGACTACCCTTTGAGTCCGCCCATGCGCAGAATATGCTCCCATTCCGCGTCCGTCACCGGCTGCACGGACAGGCGCGAGTTGTTGACCAAGACCATGTCCTTGAGAGCCGGATCGGCCTTGATTACCTCCAGCGTCACGGCCTGCGGCAACGCCTCCACCGCTTTCACGTCAACCATTCCAAACCTGCCGGAAGCATCTGTGTGATCGGGATAATATTCCTTGATCACCTCGACGATGCCAACGATCTCCTTCCCCTCGTTCGAGTGATAGAAGAAGCCCCGGTCGCCAATTTTCATCGCCATCAGGTTCAGCTTGGCGCCATGATTGCGGACGCCATTCCAATGGGTTCCCTTCTCGCCGGCTTCACATTGCTGCTGCCACGACCAGGTGGACGGTTCAGACTTGAAGAGCCAATGGGGCATCGCGCGCTCAACTCCTGCAAATAGGGACCCTGAGCATCTCCGCCGCCATTATCGCGAAACGCCCTGATCACTGTGATGCAATCCCGGGCGGCAAGCCGCCGCATAAGTCATCGAGAACTGCGCCAGCAGGGATATACGCTCTCGCCTGCTAATCAAGACCCATCAGGCCGGTGTCAGCAAACGCGCGAAAGTGGCAAGATCGACATTGCCGCCACTGAGAACGATGCCGACCCGCTGCCCCTTGATCGGCACCACGCTGTTGAAGGCAGCTGCAGCGGCGAGGCAGCCTGTAGGCTCCACGACCATCTTCATGCGCTCGGCGAAGAAACGCATGGCATCGACGAGCGCTGCGTCGGCCACCGTTACGACGTCATCCACAAGATCCTGGATGATCGAAAAGGTGATATTCCCGAGCGCCGTCGTCTGCGCACCGTCGGCCAATGTCTTCGGGACATCGATCGTGACGATCCGCCCCTCGCGGAAAGAGCGCGCGCCGTCATCGCCGGCCGCAGGCTCGACGCCAATGACCTGGCACTGCGGAGACAGAGCCTTCGCGGCCAGCACTGACCCCGATAGCAGCCCGCCGCCGCCGAGCGGCACGAGCAGGAGGTCCAGGTCGCCCACCTCCTCGATGAGTTCCTTGGTCGCCGTGCCCTGGCCGGCAATGATCTCCGGATGATCGAAGGGAGGGATCAGGGCCAGGCCGCGCTCGCCTGCGATTCGTTGCCCGATCGCCGCGCGGTCCTCGCTATAGCGGTCATAGAAGACTACTTCGCCACCGTAGCCGCGTGTTGCGGCGACTTTTATGGCCGGCGCATCCTCCGGCATGATGATGACGGTAGGCACGCGGAGAAGCTGCCCGGCCAATGCCACCGCCTGGGCGTGGTTGCCAGAGGAGAACGCCACCACGCCGCGCGTCTTCTGGTCCTCATCGAGCGCCGCGAGGGCGTTATAGGCGCCCCGGAATTTAAAGGCGCCGACGCGCTGGAGATTTTCCGCCTTGAAGAACAGCGATCCTCCCACCCTCTCATCTGCCGTGCGCGAGCGCAGAACAGGCGTGCGATGCGCGATGTTCGCAATGCGCTCGGACGCGCGGGCAACATCATCATAGGTCGGAGCTGAGATCGACATGGGCGGCCCAAAGCAGTGGAACGGAAATTCGCGCCATCCTGCCATAACGGCTTCAAGCTTCAATATGACAGCGGCGTTGCCCGAGCCGACGGGCCATGCCGCGGCCGCGCTAGAGCTGCGGACAGCGCCTTAGATCCACATTGTGGCGGGAACCGACAACGACAACTATGGGTCACAAGACGCTCATTAAACACTGCAATGAATCGAATTAATATATTGATATTAGTGTATTTTTCATCATCCGGCCTTCCATCGCGCTCTGCCGTGTTCCAGTAAAAAGCCCCGGCAATCGCCGGGGCTTCTCATGTTGCCGGAAGATCGAATATTCAGCGAGACTGCCTATTCATCAGCGTCCCCTCCATCGGCGTCGTCAATGTCCGCGCCATCCTCGCTGCCGTCGTCGCTGATGTGCTCGACAGAAACCACCTTCTCATCGTCAGCGGTGTTAAAGACGATCACGCCCTGACTCGAACGGCCGACGATACGAATGCCATCCACCGGCACGCGGATCAGTTGGCCGCCATTGGTGACGAGCATGATCTGGTCGTTGTCCTCGACGGGGAAGGATTCCACCAGCGCGCCGTTGCGATTGTTGACCGCCATCGCCACGATGCCTTTGCCGCCACGGCCGGTGACGCGATATTCATAAGCCGAGGAACGCTTGCCATAGCCGTTTTCGGACAAGGTGAGCACGAACTGCTCCGCCGCGCCCATGGCTGCGTAGCGCTCCTGCCCGAGCTCAAGCGCACCGCTTGTCTCCTCGGCATCGGTGTCGACCTGGGCCTCGGCCGCGTCGCCGTTGGCAGCTTCGCCATTGGCGGCACGGCGCGCGGCACCCGCCAGCTTGAGATAGGCCGAACGCTCGTCGGCGGAGGCCTCCACATGGCGCAGGATCGCCATGGAGATCACCCGGTCGCCGGCAGCGAGCGCGATGCCACGCACGCCGGTGGAGTCGCGTCCCTTAAAGACACGCACGTCCGTCGTCTCGAAGCGGATGCACTGGCCCTTGGCCGTCGTCAGCAGAACATCGTCCGTCTCCGTACAGATGCCCACATCGACGATGGAGTCGCCCTCGTCGAGCTTCATGGCGATCTTGCCGGCGCGATTGACCTGGACGAAGTCCGACAGCTTGTTGCGGCGCACGCCGCCGGAAGCCGTCGCGAACATCACATCCAGCGTCGCCCAGCTGGCCTCATCCTCCGGCAGCGGCATGATGGTCGTGATGCGTTCGCCTTCCACCAGCGGCAGCATGTTGACGAGCGCCTTGCCGCGGGCGTTCGGCGCCGCGAGCGGCAGGCGCCACACCTTTTCCTTGTAGACCTGGCCGCGGGAGGAGAAGAACAGCACCGGCGTGTGGGTGTTGGCGACGAACAGGCGCGTGACGAAATCCTCGTCGCGCGTCTGCATGCCGGAGCGGCCCTTGCCGCCGCGCCGCTGGGCGCGATAGGTCGAGAGCGGCACGCGCTTGATGTAGCCGGCGTGGCTCACGGTGACGACCATGTCCTCGCGCTGGATCAGATCCTCATCGTCGACATCCGAATCCCAGTCGAGAATCTCGGTGCGCCGGGGAGTGGCGAAGGCATCCTTGATGGCGGCGAGTTCATCCCGCACGATGCCTAGGATGCGCGTGCGGGAGCGCAGGATATCGAGATAGTCGGCGATCTCGATCGCCAGTTTGTTCAATTCGTCAGCGATCTCATCACGGCCGAGAGCCGTGAGGCGCCGCAGCGGCAGGTCGAGGATCGCCCTTGCCTGGGTCTCCGACAGCCGGTAGGTGCCATCCTCGGCGACACGATGGTTCGGATCGTCGATGAGGGCGATCAGAGCAGCGACATCATGCGCAGGCCAGTGGCGCGCCATCAGCGCTTCACGGGCAGAATTGGTGTCGGCTGACGAGCGGATAAGCTGGATGATCTCGTCGATATTGGCGACCGCGATGCCGAGGCCGACCAAGATATGGGCGCGATCGCGGGCCTTGTTGAGCAGATATTTCGTGCGCCGGGAAACAACCTCCTCGCGGAAATCCACGAAAGCGCGGATCATGTCGTAGAGGTTGAGGAGTTCCGGCCGGCCGCCGTTCAGCGCCACCATATTGGCGCCGAAGCTCGTCTGCAGCGCGGTGAAACGGTAGAGCTGGTTCAGAACCACATCGGCCACCGCGTCGCGCTTCAGCTCGATCACGATGCGCATACCGTCGCGATCGGACTCGTCGCGCAGGTCGGCGATGCCCTCGATCCGTTTCTCGCGGACAAGATCCGCAATCTTCTCGATCAGCGCCGCCTTGTTCACCTGATAGGGAATTTCGGTGACGATGATCGCCTCGCGATCCTTCCGGATCTGCTCGACAGAGGCGCGAGCACGCATGATGATCGAACCGCGGCCGGTCGAATAGGCCGAGCGGATGCCGCCGCGCCCGAGGATGGTCGCAGCCGTCGGGAAGTCCGGCCCCGGGATGATCTCGGTCAGCGCCTCAAGGCTTATCTCCGGATCCTCGATATAGGCGAAGCATGCATCGACCACCTCGCCGAGATTATGCGGCGGGATGTTGGTCGCCATGCCAACGGCGATGCCGCCCGCGCCATTCACCAGGAGGTTCGGGAAGCCTGCCGGCAGGACCGTTGGCTCGCGCTCGCTGTTGTCGTAGTTGTCCTGGAAATTGACCGTATCTTTGTCGAGATCGTCCAGCAGCGCCATTGCGGGCTTGGCGAGACGCACCTCGGTGTAGCGCATGGCCGCCGGCGGGTCGGCATCGACAGAGCCGAAGTTCCCCTGCCCGTCCAAAAGCGGCAGGCGCATGGAAAAGTCCTGCGCCATGCGCACCAGCGCGTCATAGATCGACTGGTCACCGTGCGGGTGATATTTACCGATCACATCACCGACCACGCGCGCCGACTTGCGATAAGGTTTGTCGGGCGTATAGCCGTTTTCGTACATGGAATAGAGGATGCGGCGGTGCACCGGCTTGAGTCCGTCGCGCACATCCGGCAAGGCGCGGCTCACGATCACGCTCATGGCGTAATCGAGATAGCTGCGCTTCATCTCATCGGAGATCGACACCAGAGCGATGTCGCCGCCGATCTTCTCGTCATCATCTGCCAAGAGAGAATTCCAACAAAAATCTCAGGAAGGGGCTTTTGGAGCGTCCCGAACGGATCCCGTCCGCAATGAGGGGCAGCCTATGCCACGATAGCCATTCCATTCAGGCCCCAGCCCAGCGGCCGTGCCCCGTCCGCATGATGGGGAAACGCACCTGATTCAACGAGTTCATGAGCGATCTCATCGAAAAAAGGGATGCACTTTACCAGTACCAAGCTCTAGCGCATCCGTCCGTGAAAAGCCAGCATTGAGGCCCCCTGTTCACGATTTAATTATCGATATATATCAATATCTTATCCATTGCGGGTAATTCGGTCTGCATCCACGCGCCGCTCTCGCGACGCCCAGCCACCGATTTCGATGATTCGCGACGCATTTTTCGTGGAGGTTCGTCGCCTGGAAAAGCCGCTTGAAGCACATCGCGAGGCTTCCTGGGCTGTCACCGGACCGTCGCCGGATCGGCCTACGGTCGCGCTCGTCAATGTGCCAAGGTCGCTGGGAACGGGCCCGGAGGAACAGCTATGTTGAGATCATGCCTCCTTCTTCCGGCTGCCGTTCTGGCCAGCTTCATCCCTGCGGCTCTCGCCGCCGAAAACATGTCCGGCACCCTGACGCTACGCTTCATCGGCGAGAAGAGCATTCGAGCTCCTCTCGACGTGGACGGAACGCGGGTCGGCGGGCTCTCCGGGCTCGCTTTCGACGCAGCCAGCGGACGCTGGATCGCTCTCAGTGACGATCGCTCGGAGAAGGCGCCCGCTCGCTTCTACAAGCTGACGCTCGACTATGACGCCTCGGGCTTTCGCGCGGTGACAATCGACCAGGCCGTGCCCCTTCGTGACGCCGATGGGAAGCCATTCCCGACACGACGTGTCGACCCGGAGGCGCTGCGCCTCGATCCGGGAAGTGGCGCGCTCTACTGGACGAGCGAAGGGGACGCGACCGCCGGGATCGACCCCGTGCTGCGGGCCAGCACCGCTGACGGGCACCATCTGCGCGAGATCCCGCTGCCTGCCCGCTACCGCGTCAGCACCGATGGCAAACGCGGGCCGCGCAACAATCTCGCCTTTGAAGGACTGGCGCTGACCCCGGACGCGGGAACATTGATCGCGGCGCTGGAGAATGCGCTGGTTGAGGACGGCCCTAAGGCCTCACTGACTGAAACCAGCCCTGTACGTGTTTCCACCTTCAACATGGTATCCGGACAGGCCGGCCCCGAATGGGTCTATGTCACGGATCCGATCCGCATGGCCCCTGCCAAGCCCGGCGGCTTCGCAGACAATGGCGTCTCCGACATTCTCGCTCTCGACGAAGGATCCCTGCTCGTCATGGAACGCGGCTACAGCGCGGGCAAAGGAAACGATATCCGTCTTTACCGTGCGGACCGGCGGAATGCGACCGACGTTTCCGCCATCGACGCTCTTTCCGGCGCAAGCTGGGTGCCGCTCGCGAAAACGCTGGTCCTGGATCTTGCCACCCTCGGCACAGCGCTCGACAACTTCGAGGGCATGGATTTCGGCCCCCGGCTGAATAACGGCAACCGCACGCTGGTGATCGTCTCCGACGACAATTTCAACGAGGCGCAGACCACGAAATTCCTGGCCTTCGAGGTCATCGAAACAGGCGGGACATAAGGCCTATCGACATTCACGCTCTTGGCGCGGATGTAATGCGGCCTCATCCGGACGTTACCGCTCCAACAGGACGGCGCCGTGTAACGGAAGGTGGGCCCCTTGGGCCGTACCGTTACCGGATCCCGGCGCGAGCCCGCGCTCGTCCCAGATGACGTCGCGGGCTATCGATGCGTGTTGTTGGGCTAGAACGGAATATCGTCGTCAAGGTCACTGGCGTATTTTGAACCGCCGCTCGCGGCCGGGCGCCGGTCCGGGGAGCGCTGCTCCATGGGCGAGGCCCGACCAAAGTCGCCTCCACGCGAGCCCCCATAGCTGTCGTCCTCAATGGCCCCACCGCCTTCGCCGCCGCGGCTGTCGAGAATCGTGAGCTCGCCGCGAAAGCGCTGCAGCACGATCTCCGTCGTGTAGCGCTCCTGACCATCTTTGTCCTGCCATTTGCGGGTCTGCAGCTGCCCCTCGAGGTAAACCTTCGATCCCTTGCGCAGATATTGCTCGGCGATCTTCGCGAGATTTTCGTTGAAGATCACTACACTATGCCATTCCGTGCGCTCCCGGCGCTCACCGGTGGCCTTGTCACGCCAAGTCTCCGAGGTGGCGATGCGCAGGTTGACGACGGGGTCGCCCGAGCCGAGCCGACGAGTCTCGGGGTCGCGCCCGAGATTCCCCACCAGAATAACCTTATTGACGCTGCCTGCCATCACGGACCTCCACGGCCAAGCCGAACCAACTAATCACGAACGCAGCCACACAGTCGGAAACCAATCGGGCGCATAAGAGCTACCCAGGCTCTCCTGACGTGGGCACCGGGATTTGGCTCAGCAAATTCCAAAGCCTACACTTGGTCCGGACACTAGCCGATCATCCCCGCTGCCGTCGCCCGAAGGCACCGGCTTGTCCACATGCAATGGCAGCCGTGATGACAACCCGCAACACGCCCGAACCGCGGCGCGATAAAATGTTCCCTTTCTGTTCTAGACAGAATATCCAAAGTCTGCAACTCTCCGTGAGCCAGAAAAACTCATCGACCAGTCCGGGAACGGAGCCGTAGCGTCGGCATGGGCGCTCCGGTGAGATCCTGGTCGGCAGGATGTGGGGATTGCGGAGGCTAACCCGTGATCGGCCCAACCAGCGTGCCTGACCGCAGCGCCCGTGTCCGGGGATTTCCCGTCAGATACGCAGCCACTGGCATAAATGGAGTGGAAGGCCCATGTAGTTGCCCGAACCTGCCCTTGAATACGGGGTTACGATCTCGTCCTTCCCGCAAGCGACAAGCCATGCGAGAAGAACGGGCTCATTCTTCAAGTCGTTCGTCGTTCAGCGCTCCAGGCGCCGTCCGCTCCTGTCGATCCCACTTGTCCGTTGAGAGCCATGGCTCAGAAATCGAAGAAGAATCCCGCAGCCACCGTTTCCGCGGCGGCCAAGTCACTGGCTCCCGAGGCGCCGGCCGCCAAGGCACGGACCGCGAAGGAACCCGCGGCCGAGACATCCGTCGCGGGGATCTCCGTCGCGAGGTCTGCAGTCATGCTGCCCGAAAGCAAGCGCCTCCGTCATGACGGCCCGACGCGCATGCTCACCATTCGCGGAGCGCGGGAGCACAATCTCAAGAACGTCGACCTCGCGGTTCCGCGAGACAAGCTGGTCGT
This portion of the Chelatococcus sp. YT9 genome encodes:
- a CDS encoding polyphosphate kinase 2 family protein translates to MKRNNSDKEAPRVLPAIDFAFLKDMLLPYRITDGDTFRMKDHDPGDTGGLDLEKDHARDLLDKGVAALSAIQERLFADNHWSVLLVFQAMDAAGKDGTIKHVMSGINPQGCQVHAFKAPSSEELDHDFLWRTHQRLPERGRIGIFNRSYYEEVLVVRVHQEMLDKQNLPPQLVTKSIWDDRLKDIRHHERYLARNGMLILKFFLNVSEKEQKKRLLQRIDDPSKNWKFESKDVDERTYWKAYMHAYEEAIRATATNFAPWYVIPADNKWFTRLAVMAAVVTELSKLGIDFPKIDEADRHKLLGFRERLEAD
- a CDS encoding MmcQ/YjbR family DNA-binding protein; protein product: MPVEAERVRELALSFPLSREAPHMDRAAFRTPRKTFATLSASANDLNLMFDPDLRDFYCEQEPGVFTPVPGGWGRMGITRCDLRTVDEATLISALQAAYRLAAPKPRRR
- a CDS encoding EVE domain-containing protein codes for the protein MPHWLFKSEPSTWSWQQQCEAGEKGTHWNGVRNHGAKLNLMAMKIGDRGFFYHSNEGKEIVGIVEVIKEYYPDHTDASGRFGMVDVKAVEALPQAVTLEVIKADPALKDMVLVNNSRLSVQPVTDAEWEHILRMGGLKG
- the queA gene encoding tRNA preQ1(34) S-adenosylmethionine ribosyltransferase-isomerase QueA, translating into MRVDLFDFELPEDRIATRPVRPRDAARLLVVGGPGAALADRVVRDLPDLLAPGDTLVLNNTRVIPARLVGIRRRGDASARIEAMLHKREASDRWRAFVRPAKRLAIGDVVRFGEETEGACLLAGLDATVSEKSEGGEVVLKFALGGPILDENIASLGHIPLPPYIASKRPDDAEDRVDYQTVYAAEEGAVAAPTAGLHFTDELFARLAARGIDRQFVTLHVGAGTFLPVKADDTAEHRMHAEWGSVRAETAAALNETRQRGGRIVAVGTTSLRLLESATTPDGEVLPWAGDTDIFITPGYRFRAVDVLMTNFHLPRSTLFMLVSAFAGLERMQQAYAHAIADGYRFYSYGDGSLLFRQYIPDPETSR
- a CDS encoding threo-3-hydroxy-L-aspartate ammonia-lyase; this translates as MSISAPTYDDVARASERIANIAHRTPVLRSRTADERVGGSLFFKAENLQRVGAFKFRGAYNALAALDEDQKTRGVVAFSSGNHAQAVALAGQLLRVPTVIIMPEDAPAIKVAATRGYGGEVVFYDRYSEDRAAIGQRIAGERGLALIPPFDHPEIIAGQGTATKELIEEVGDLDLLLVPLGGGGLLSGSVLAAKALSPQCQVIGVEPAAGDDGARSFREGRIVTIDVPKTLADGAQTTALGNITFSIIQDLVDDVVTVADAALVDAMRFFAERMKMVVEPTGCLAAAAAFNSVVPIKGQRVGIVLSGGNVDLATFARLLTPA
- a CDS encoding peptidylprolyl isomerase, producing the protein MKRSTNAVASFSYRARLRAIAGAAACALALSVLPATAQTAKPHQVFLDTKDGRVVIQLRPDLAPKHVAQIEALTKRGFYDGIVFHRVIDGFMAQTGDPTGTGMGGSDLPNIPAEFTKTPFKRGTVGMARSQNPNSANSQFFITFADADFLNGQYTVVGEVVSGMDVVDKIKKGSKADNGAVTNPDKIVKMQMATGAK
- the coaD gene encoding pantetheine-phosphate adenylyltransferase gives rise to the protein MPRSAALYTGSFDPVTNGHLDVVRQACRFVDRLVIAIGIHPGKTPLFSADERAEMLKDVCGPVGKAASCAIEIVTFDDLAVAAARRVGASIMVRGLRDGTDLNYEMQMAGMNDAMAPDVGTVFLPASPDVRPITATLVRQIAAMKGDVSSFVPAPVVERLKAKFAGG
- a CDS encoding peptidylprolyl isomerase, with the translated sequence MAPSPENTLILDTTKGKVVIEFLPELAPNHVARIKELASSGFYDGIVFHRVIDGFMAQVGCPHGTGTGGSDLPDLKQEFNAEPHVRGICSMARTQNPNSANSQFFICFSDARFLDKQYTVWGRVIEGMENVDKLKRGEPVRDPDSIVTARVGA